A window of the Acipenser ruthenus chromosome 30, fAciRut3.2 maternal haplotype, whole genome shotgun sequence genome harbors these coding sequences:
- the LOC117964374 gene encoding cyclin-dependent kinase inhibitor 1 isoform X1, translating into MVKCDTMAPQNGILTPSFNTPVCRSLFGPVDREQLRVEFQESMRKTLEEATCKWSFDFVNESPLQGGDFQWEGVPGNKVPVLYRPCMVRAGRQGAQCAKERGSKRKQTNITDFYPSKRRRVQSARKLDQ; encoded by the exons ATGGTAAAG TGTGACACCATGGCTCCTCAGAACGGAATCCTGACGCCCTCCTTCAACACTCCAGTGTGCCGCTCCCTGTTCGGGCCGGTGGACCGGGAGCAGCTGCGAGTCGAGTTCCAGGAGAGCATGCGCAAGACCCTGGAGGAGGCGACATGCAAGTGGAGCTTTGACTTCGTGAACGAGAGCCCCCTGCAGGGGGGAGACTTCCAGTGGGAGGGGGTCCCGGGGAACAAGGTGCCTGTGCTGTACCGCCCCTGCATGGTGAGGGCTGGCAGGCAGGGGGCGCAGTGCGCAAAGGAGAGGGGGAGCAAAAGGAAGCAGACCAACATTACAG ATTTCTACCCGTCGAAGAGGAGGCGGGTGCAGTCGGCCCGGAAGTTGGATCAGTGA
- the LOC117964374 gene encoding cyclin-dependent kinase inhibitor 1 isoform X2 translates to MAPQNGILTPSFNTPVCRSLFGPVDREQLRVEFQESMRKTLEEATCKWSFDFVNESPLQGGDFQWEGVPGNKVPVLYRPCMVRAGRQGAQCAKERGSKRKQTNITDFYPSKRRRVQSARKLDQ, encoded by the exons ATGGCTCCTCAGAACGGAATCCTGACGCCCTCCTTCAACACTCCAGTGTGCCGCTCCCTGTTCGGGCCGGTGGACCGGGAGCAGCTGCGAGTCGAGTTCCAGGAGAGCATGCGCAAGACCCTGGAGGAGGCGACATGCAAGTGGAGCTTTGACTTCGTGAACGAGAGCCCCCTGCAGGGGGGAGACTTCCAGTGGGAGGGGGTCCCGGGGAACAAGGTGCCTGTGCTGTACCGCCCCTGCATGGTGAGGGCTGGCAGGCAGGGGGCGCAGTGCGCAAAGGAGAGGGGGAGCAAAAGGAAGCAGACCAACATTACAG ATTTCTACCCGTCGAAGAGGAGGCGGGTGCAGTCGGCCCGGAAGTTGGATCAGTGA